The following coding sequences lie in one Arabidopsis thaliana chromosome 3, partial sequence genomic window:
- the GAD5 gene encoding glutamate decarboxylase 5 (glutamate decarboxylase 5 (GAD5); FUNCTIONS IN: calmodulin binding; INVOLVED IN: carboxylic acid metabolic process, glutamate metabolic process, glutamate decarboxylation to succinate; LOCATED IN: cellular_component unknown; CONTAINS InterPro DOMAIN/s: Pyridoxal phosphate-dependent transferase, major domain (InterPro:IPR015424), Pyridoxal phosphate-dependent decarboxylase (InterPro:IPR002129), Glutamate decarboxylase (InterPro:IPR010107), Pyridoxal phosphate-dependent transferase, major region, subdomain 1 (InterPro:IPR015421); BEST Arabidopsis thaliana protein match is: glutamate decarboxylase 4 (TAIR:AT2G02010.1); Has 2878 Blast hits to 2874 proteins in 881 species: Archae - 194; Bacteria - 1723; Metazoa - 150; Fungi - 353; Plants - 275; Viruses - 5; Other Eukaryotes - 178 (source: NCBI BLink).) codes for MVLATNSDSDEHLHSTFASRYVRAVVPRFKMPDHCMPKDAAYQVINDELMLDGNPRLNLASFVTTWMEPECDKLIMDSVNKNYVDMDEYPVTTELQNRCVNMIANLFHAPVGEDEAAIGCGTVGSSEAIMLAGLAFKRKWQHRRKAQGLPIDKPNIVTGANVQVCWEKFARYFEVELKEVKLSEDYYVMDPAKAVEMVDENTICVAAILGSTLTGEFEDVKQLNDLLAEKNAETGWETPIHVDAASGGFIAPFLYPDLEWDFRLPWVKSINVSGHKYGLVYAGVGWVVWRTKDDLPEELVFHINYLGADQPTFTLNFSKGSSQIIAQYYQFIRLGFEGYKNIMENCMDNARRLREGIEMTGKFNIVSKDIGVPLVAFSLKDSSKHTVFEIAESLRKFGWIIPAYTMPADAQHIAVLRVVIREDFSRGLADRLITHIIQVLKEIEGLPSRIAHLAAAAAVSGDDEEVKVKTAKMSLEDITKYWKRLVEHKRNIVC; via the exons ATGGTACTCGCAACCAACTCTGACTCCGACGAGCATTTGCATTCCACTTTTGCTTCTAGATATGTCCGTGCTGTTGTTCCCAG GTTCAAGATGCCTGACCATTGCATGCCCAAAGATGCTGCTTATCAAGTGATCAATGATGAGTTGATGCTTGATGGTAATCCCAGGCTTAACCTAGCCTCCTTTGTCACCACTTGGATGGAACCTGAGTGTGACAAACTCATCATGGATTCTGTCAATAAGAACTATGTTGATATGGATGAATATCCTGTCACCACTGAGCTCCAG AACCGGTGTGTAAATATGATAGCAAACTTGTTCCATGCTCCCGTTGGAGAAGACGAGGCTGCTATTGGGTGTGGAACTGTTGGTTCATCTGAGGCTATAATGCTTGCTGGTTTGGCTTTCAAAAGGAAATGGCAACATAGGAGAAAAGCTCAGGGTCTACCTATTGATAAGCCTAACATTGTCACTGGAGCCAATGTTCAG GTGTGCTGGGAGAAGTTTGCAAGGTACTTTGAGGTAGAGCTCAAAGAGGTGAAACTAAGTGAAGACTACTATGTTATGGATCCAGCTAAAGCTGTAGAGATGGTGGATGAGAATACCATCTGTGTTGCAGCAATTCTAGGATCCACACTTACTGGAGAGTTTGAGGACGTTAAGCAATTGAACGATCTCTTAGCTGAGAAAAACGCAGAGACAGGATGGGAAACTCCTATTCATGTTGATGCAGCCAGTGGAGGATTCATTGCTCCTTTCCTCTACCCTGATCTTGAATGGGACTTTAGGCTTCCATGGGTGAAGAGTATTAACGTCAGTGGTCACAAGTATGGACTTGTGTATGCAGGAGTTGGTTGGGTTGTCTGGAGAACAAAAGATGATTTGCCAGAGGAACTTGTCTTCCACATCAACTACTTGGGAGCTGATCAACCCACTTTCACTCTCAACTTCTCAAAAg ggTCGAGCCAAATCATTGCTCAGTACTATCAGTTTATCCGACTAGGCTTTGAG GGATACAAGAACATAATGGAAAACTGCATGGATAACGCAAGGAGGCTAAGAGAAGGAATAGAGATGACAGGGAAGTTCAACATTGTGTCCAAAGATATTGGCGTGCCACTAGTGGCATTCTCTCTCAAAGACAGTAGCAAGCACACGGTGTTTGAGATCGCAGAGTCTTTGAGAAAATTCGGGTGGATCATACCGGCTTACACTATGCCTGCAGATGCACAGCACATTGCTGTGCTCAGAGTTGTGATAAGAGAAGACTTTAGCCGAGGCCTTGCAGATAGACTCATCACACATATCATTCAGGTGCTGAAAGAGATTGAAGGGCTTCCTAGCAGGATTGCACATCTTGCTGCGGCTGCAGCGGTTagtggtgatgatgaa
- a CDS encoding Dihydroxyacetone kinase (Dihydroxyacetone kinase; FUNCTIONS IN: glycerone kinase activity, ATP binding; INVOLVED IN: glycerol metabolic process; LOCATED IN: cellular_component unknown; EXPRESSED IN: 24 plant structures; EXPRESSED DURING: 15 growth stages; CONTAINS InterPro DOMAIN/s: Dak phosphatase (InterPro:IPR004007), Dihydroxyacetone kinase (InterPro:IPR012734), Dak kinase (InterPro:IPR004006); BEST Arabidopsis thaliana protein match is: Dihydroxyacetone kinase (TAIR:AT1G48430.1); Has 5081 Blast hits to 5076 proteins in 1119 species: Archae - 14; Bacteria - 4130; Metazoa - 96; Fungi - 207; Plants - 69; Viruses - 0; Other Eukaryotes - 565 (source: NCBI BLink).) — protein sequence MDFAAKKFINNPNDVVTEFIEGLVETYPGLQYLDGFPEVKVVLRADVSAAKYDKVAVISGGGSGHEPAHAGYVGEGMLTAAICGDVFASPPVDSILAGIRAVTGTEGCLLIVKNYTGDRLNFGLAAEQAKSEGYKVETVIVGEDCALPPPRGIAGRRGLAGTVLVHKVAGAAAAAGLSLEKVAAEAKCASEMVGTMGVALSVCTLPGQVTSDRLGAQKMELGLGIHGEPGAAVVDVEPVDVVVSHVLQQILSPETNYVPITRGNRVVLMVNGLGGTPLMELMIAAGKAVPKLQLEFGLAVDRVYTGFFMTSLDMAGFSISIMKADHSILDRLDAPTKAPNWPVGTDGNRPPAKIPVPVPPSRSIKSMESQSRPLELSKEGQVLEAAIQAAATVIISLKDSLNEWDGKVGDGDCGSTMYRGATAILEDMKNYYPLNDAAETVNEIGLSIKRAMGGTSGIIYHLLCKAAYAELKANAQSEVTPKNWSEALKSSIASVSKYGGATAGYRTMLDALIPASQVLEEKLSAGEDPISAFILSGEAATAGAESTIQMQAQAGRSSYVSAENLATVPDPGAMAAAGWYNAAARAVKEQYEGSS from the exons ATGGATTTCGCAGCCAAGAAATTCATCAACAACCCCAACG ATGTTGTAACTGAGTTCATAGAGGGTCTGGTAGAAACTTATCCTGGACTCCAGTATTTGGATGGTTTTCCTGAGGTTAAGGTGGTGCTACGAGCTGATGTCTCGGCTGCAAAATATGACAAGGTTGCCGTTATCTCAG GTGGAGGCAGTGGGCATGAGCCAGCACATGCTGGATACGTTGGAGAAGGAATGCTAACAGCTGCTATTTGTGGAGATGTCTTTGCCTCCCCACCAGTTGATTCTATCCTTGCT GGAATTCGAGCTGTAACTGGTACTGAGGGATGTCTATTGATTGTCAAG AATTATACGGGTGATCGCTTGAACTTTGGTTTGGCTGCTGAACAAGCAAAATCTGAAGGTTACAAAGTTGAG ACTGTAATTGTTGGAGAGGATTGCGCTTTACCCCCGCCACGTGGCATCGCTGGACGCAGAGGGTTAGCAGGAACAGTTCTTGTCCATAAG GTTGCGGGGGCAGCAGCAGCTGCTGGTCTTTCTCTAGAAAAAGTTGCTGCTGAGGCAAAATGTGCGTCAGAGATGGTTGGTACCATGGGTGTTGCATTATCCGTCTGTACACTTCCTGGACAGGTTACATCAGATCGTCTTGGCGCACAGAAGATGGAACTCGGGCTTGGAatt CATGGAGAACCTGGTGCTGCTGTGGTTGACGTTGAACCTGTGGATGTGGTGGTGTCCCATGTTCTTCAGCAAATACTTAGTCCT GAGACCAATTATGTTCCAATTACTCGTGGTAACAGAGTGGTTCTCATGGTCAATGG TTTGGGAGGCACACCTTTAATGGAACTTATGATTGCTGCTGGAAAAGCAGTCCCTAAACTGCAGTTGGAATTTGGACTTGCCGTTGATAGGGTGTATACAGGCTTTTTTATGACTTCTCTTGATATGGCAG GATTCTCGATTTCAATCATGAAGGCTGACCATTCGATTTTAGACCGATTGGATGCTCCAACCAAGGCTCCAAATTGGCCAGTTGGCACTGATG GCAACCGGCCACCAGCGAAGATTCCTGTTCCTGTTCCTCCTTCTCGATCAATAAAAAGCATGGAG TCTCAAAGCCGACCTCTAGAGCTGAGTAAAGAAGGTCAAGTTCTTGAGGCAGCTATTCAAGCAGCAGCAACTGTGATCATCAGCCTTAAGGATAGTTTGAATGAATGGGATGGAAAAGTAGGCGATGGTGATTGTGGGTCAACA ATGTACAGAGGTGCAACAGCTATTCTGGAGGACATGAAAAACTA ttATCCACTCAATGATGCTGCGGAAACAGTGAATGAGATTGGTCTATCAATCAAAAGAGCCATGGGGGGCACAAGCGGAATAAT TTACCATCTCCTCTGCAAGGCAGCATACGCGGAGCTAAAAGCTAACGCTCAGTCAGAAGTCACTCCCAAAAATT GGTCTGAAGCACTCAAGTCATCAATCGCTTCAGTCAGCAAATATGGTGGAGCAACTGCGGGCTACAGAACGATGCTAGATGCGCTCATCCCAGCTTCACAAGTTCTTGAGGAG AAACTGAGCGCTGGAGAGGATCCAATATCTGCTTTCATTCTATCAGGCGAAGCGGCAACTGCCGGAGCGGAATCAACCATACAGATGCAAGCACAG GCTGGGAGATCAAGCTATGTATCTGCAGAGAATCTTGCAACGGTTCCAGATCCAGGTGCAATGGCAGCAGCGGGATGGTACAATGCGGCAGCAAGAGCCGTAAAGGAGCAGTATGAGGGCTCGTCATGA
- a CDS encoding B-cell receptor-associated-like protein (FUNCTIONS IN: molecular_function unknown; INVOLVED IN: intracellular protein transport; LOCATED IN: endomembrane system, integral to membrane, endoplasmic reticulum; EXPRESSED IN: 23 plant structures; EXPRESSED DURING: 13 growth stages; CONTAINS InterPro DOMAIN/s: B-cell receptor-associated 31-like (InterPro:IPR008417); BEST Arabidopsis thaliana protein match is: B-cell receptor-associated 31-like (TAIR:AT1G48440.1); Has 102 Blast hits to 102 proteins in 17 species: Archae - 0; Bacteria - 0; Metazoa - 0; Fungi - 0; Plants - 102; Viruses - 0; Other Eukaryotes - 0 (source: NCBI BLink).), whose amino-acid sequence MALQWLILSYVVAAEVAIAVILTLPYPMLLKKRIVSLISLILNPAASIVAFAGFQLLDIYWKNEHRLLCSSEVCTTTERDRHEKSVYKAQRNGVLCAAGILLYWCIFRICKYHKDLERLEQLEKRYKDE is encoded by the exons ATGGCATTGCAATGGCTGATTCTGTCGTATGTGGTTGCCGCCGAGGTAGCGATCGCCGTCATCTTGACTCTCCCTTACCCAATGCTCCTGAAGAAACGCATCGTATCACTTATCTCGCTCATACTCAATCCTGCCGCTTCCATCGTCGCCTTCGCTGGATTTCAACTCCTCG ATATTTACTGGAAGAATGAGCATAGGCTATTGTGCTCATCTGAAGTTTGCACTACTACAGAGCGGGATCGTCACGAGAAATCC GTCTATAAGGCTCAGAGGAATGGGGTTCTGTGTGCGGCTGGGATCCTTCTCTACTG GTGCATCTTCCGCATCTGCAAGTACCACAAAGACCTTGAGCGTTTGGAGCAATTAGAGAAGAGATACAAGGACGAGTAG
- the PAP17 gene encoding purple acid phosphatase 17 (purple acid phosphatase 17 (PAP17); CONTAINS InterPro DOMAIN/s: Metallophosphoesterase (InterPro:IPR004843); BEST Arabidopsis thaliana protein match is: purple acid phosphatase 3 (TAIR:AT1G14700.1); Has 1229 Blast hits to 1218 proteins in 312 species: Archae - 4; Bacteria - 345; Metazoa - 336; Fungi - 8; Plants - 191; Viruses - 0; Other Eukaryotes - 345 (source: NCBI BLink).) yields MNSGRRSLMSATASLSLLLCIFTTFVVVSNGELQRFIEPAKSDGSVSFIVIGDWGRRGSFNQSLVAYQMGKIGEKIDLDFVVSTGDNFYDNGLFSEHDPNFEQSFSNIYTAPSLQKQWYSVLGNHDYRGDAEAQLSSVLREIDSRWICLRSFVVDAELVEMFFVDTTPFVKEYYTEADGHSYDWRAVPSRNSYVKALLRDLEVSLKSSKARWKIVVGHHAMRSIGHHGDTKELNEELLPILKENGVDLYMNGHDHCLQHMSDEDSPIQFLTSGAGSKAWRGDINPVTINPKLLKFYYDGQGFMSARFTHSDAEIVFYDVFGEILHKWVTSKQLLHSSV; encoded by the exons ATGAATTCTGGTCGTCGATCGTTAATGTCCGCCACGGCGAGTCTGAGTTTGCTGTTGTGTATCTTCACCACCTTCGTCGTGGTGTCGAACGGTGAGCTTCAGAGATTTATAGAGCCGGCTAAAAGCGACGGTTCCGTTAGTTTTATAGTCATCGGAGATTGGGGTCGTCGTGGCTCCTTCAATCAGTCTCTCGTTGCTTATCAG ATGGGAAAAATTGGAGAGAAGATTGACTTAGATTTCGTGGTGTCTACGGGAGATAACTTCTACGACAATGGATTGTTTAGTGAACATGATCCAAACTTCGAACAATCTTTCTCTAACATCTACACTGCTCCAAGTCTTCAGAAACAGTGGTACAGTG TTTTGGGAAACCATGACTATAGAGGTGACGCAGAAGCTCAGCTGAGTTCTGTTCTCCGGGAAATCGACAGCCGTTGGATTTGTCTTCGATCATTTGTCGTTGATGCAGAGTTGGTAGAGATGTTCTTTGTTGACACGACTCCTTTCGTGAAAGAATACTACACAGAAGCAGATGGTCACTCATATGATTGGCGCGCAGTTCCATCTCGCAACTCTTATGTCAAAGCTCTTCTCCGTGATCTTGAAGTTTCCTTAAAGAGTTCTAAAGCAAGATGGAAGATTGTTGTTGGTCACCATGCAATGAGAAGCATTGGACATCATGGAGATACTAAAGAGCTCAACGAAGAGCTTCTTCCGATTCTTAAAGAGAACGGTGTTGATCTCTACATGAATGGACATGATCATTGTCTTCAACATATGAGTGATGAAGACAGTCCTATTCAGTTTCTAACTAGTGGTGCTGGATCCAAGGCTTGGAGAGGAGATATTAACCCAGTGACCATCAATCCCAAGCTACTGAAATTCTATTATGATGGTCAAGGATTCATGTCTGCTCGGTTCACTCACTCGGACGCAGAGATCGTCTTCTACGATGTCTTTGGTGAGATTTTGCACAAATGGGTCACTTCTAAACAACTTCTTCATTCCTCTGTTTGA
- a CDS encoding alanine-tRNA ligase, putative (DUF760) (FUNCTIONS IN: molecular_function unknown; INVOLVED IN: response to UV-B; LOCATED IN: chloroplast; EXPRESSED IN: 23 plant structures; EXPRESSED DURING: 13 growth stages; CONTAINS InterPro DOMAIN/s: Protein of unknown function DUF760 (InterPro:IPR008479); BEST Arabidopsis thaliana protein match is: Protein of unknown function (DUF760) (TAIR:AT1G48450.1); Has 157 Blast hits to 157 proteins in 32 species: Archae - 0; Bacteria - 15; Metazoa - 0; Fungi - 0; Plants - 136; Viruses - 0; Other Eukaryotes - 6 (source: NCBI BLink).), with amino-acid sequence MDALTSSLVRSPIVPSRTSDNGSGSMFLTASGPGFTRSGSSRLQLRLRQNASARSSRSLQSLTTTAKTRRSFVVRASSASNDASSGSSPKPIAPLQLQSPAGQFLSQILVSHPHLVPAAVEQQLEQLQTDRDSQGQNKDSASVPGTDIVLYRRIAELKENERRRTLEEILYALVVQKFMEANVSLVPSVSPSSDPSGRVDTWPTKVEKLERLHSPEMYEMIHNHLALILGSRMGDLNSVAQISKLRVGQVYAASVMYGYFLKRVDQRFQLEKTMKILPGGSDESKTSVEQAEGTATYQAAVSSHPEVGAFAGGVSAKGFGSEIKPSRLRSYVMSFDAETLQRYATIRSREAVGIIEKHTEALFGKPEIVITPEGTVDSSKDEQIKISFGGMKRLVLEAVTFGSFLWDVESHVDARYHFVLN; translated from the exons ATGGATGCCTTGACCTCGAGTTTGGTTCGATCTCCCATCGTACCATCGAGAACTTCCGACAACGGTTCTGGATCTATGTTCCTTACCGCCAGTGGCCCTGGATTCACGCGTTCTGGTTCTTCAAGACTTCAACTTCGTTTAAGG CAAAACGCGTCTGCTAGATCCTCAAGATCATTACAGAGCTTAACAACGACTGCTAAAACTCGGAGAAGTTTTGTGGTTAGAGCTTCTTCAGCGTCTAATGATGCTTCATCTGGTTCTTCCCCCAAACCGATCGCTCCGCTCCAGCTGCAATCGCCTGCTGGTCAGTTTCTGTCTCAGATTTTGGTGAGCCATCCTCATCTTGTGCCTGCAGCTGTTGAACAGCAGCTTGAGCAGCTTCAAACTGATCGGGACTCTCAGGGACAGAACAAAGATTCAGCGTCTGTACCTGGAACCGACATCGTTCTCTACAG GAGAATTGCGGAGTTGAAGGAAAacgagagaagaagaacattgGAAGAGATTTTGTATGCATTGGTGGTTCAAAAGTTCATGGAAGCTAACGTATCACTTGTACCTTCAGTAAGCCCATCTTCAGATCCGTCTGGTCGGGTTGATACTTGGCCGACCAAAGTGGAGAAACTCGAGCGGCTTCACTCGCCCGAGATGTACGAGATGATTCACAACCATCTTGCCTTGATTCTTGGAAGCAGAATGGGTGATCTGAACTCTGTTGCACAGATAAGCAAGCTCAGAGTTGGCCAAGTTTACGCTGCTTCTGTGATGTATGGATATTTCTTGAAGAGGGTGGACCAAAGGTTTCAGCTtgagaagacgatgaagattCTTCCGGGTGGGTCGGATGAAAGTAAAACAAGCGTTGAGCAAGCCGAGGGGACGGCAACATATCAGGCGGCTGTATCGTCTCACCCAGAGGTTGGTGCATTTGCGGGCGGAGTTAGTGCTAAGGGCTTCGGCAGCGAGATTAAACCATCCCGATTAAGGTCATATGTGATGTCATTTGATGCGGAGACGCTGCAGAGATACGCCACTATAAGATCAAGAGAAGCAGTTGGAATCATCGAGAAGCACACAGAGGCATTGTTTGGTAAGCCTGAGATTGTAATAACACCGGAGGGCACAGTCGATTCATCGAAGGACGAACAGATAAAGATCAGCTTCGGTGGAATGAAGAGGCTCGTCTTGGAGGCAGTTACTTTCGGGTCGTTCCTTTGGGATGTTGAGAGCCATGTAGATGCGAGGTACCACTTTGTATTGAACTAA
- a CDS encoding alanine-tRNA ligase, putative (DUF760) (FUNCTIONS IN: molecular_function unknown; INVOLVED IN: response to UV-B; LOCATED IN: chloroplast; EXPRESSED IN: 23 plant structures; EXPRESSED DURING: 13 growth stages; CONTAINS InterPro DOMAIN/s: Protein of unknown function DUF760 (InterPro:IPR008479); BEST Arabidopsis thaliana protein match is: Protein of unknown function (DUF760) (TAIR:AT1G48450.1); Has 158 Blast hits to 158 proteins in 33 species: Archae - 0; Bacteria - 15; Metazoa - 2; Fungi - 0; Plants - 136; Viruses - 0; Other Eukaryotes - 5 (source: NCBI BLink).) has protein sequence MDALTSSLVRSPIVPSRTSDNGSGSMFLTASGPGFTRSGSSRLQLRLRVCPKSLQNASARSSRSLQSLTTTAKTRRSFVVRASSASNDASSGSSPKPIAPLQLQSPAGQFLSQILVSHPHLVPAAVEQQLEQLQTDRDSQGQNKDSASVPGTDIVLYRRIAELKENERRRTLEEILYALVVQKFMEANVSLVPSVSPSSDPSGRVDTWPTKVEKLERLHSPEMYEMIHNHLALILGSRMGDLNSVAQISKLRVGQVYAASVMYGYFLKRVDQRFQLEKTMKILPGGSDESKTSVEQAEGTATYQAAVSSHPEVGAFAGGVSAKGFGSEIKPSRLRSYVMSFDAETLQRYATIRSREAVGIIEKHTEALFGKPEIVITPEGTVDSSKDEQIKISFGGMKRLVLEAVTFGSFLWDVESHVDARYHFVLN, from the exons ATGGATGCCTTGACCTCGAGTTTGGTTCGATCTCCCATCGTACCATCGAGAACTTCCGACAACGGTTCTGGATCTATGTTCCTTACCGCCAGTGGCCCTGGATTCACGCGTTCTGGTTCTTCAAGACTTCAACTTCGTTTAAGGGTATGTCCCAAATCTCTT CAAAACGCGTCTGCTAGATCCTCAAGATCATTACAGAGCTTAACAACGACTGCTAAAACTCGGAGAAGTTTTGTGGTTAGAGCTTCTTCAGCGTCTAATGATGCTTCATCTGGTTCTTCCCCCAAACCGATCGCTCCGCTCCAGCTGCAATCGCCTGCTGGTCAGTTTCTGTCTCAGATTTTGGTGAGCCATCCTCATCTTGTGCCTGCAGCTGTTGAACAGCAGCTTGAGCAGCTTCAAACTGATCGGGACTCTCAGGGACAGAACAAAGATTCAGCGTCTGTACCTGGAACCGACATCGTTCTCTACAG GAGAATTGCGGAGTTGAAGGAAAacgagagaagaagaacattgGAAGAGATTTTGTATGCATTGGTGGTTCAAAAGTTCATGGAAGCTAACGTATCACTTGTACCTTCAGTAAGCCCATCTTCAGATCCGTCTGGTCGGGTTGATACTTGGCCGACCAAAGTGGAGAAACTCGAGCGGCTTCACTCGCCCGAGATGTACGAGATGATTCACAACCATCTTGCCTTGATTCTTGGAAGCAGAATGGGTGATCTGAACTCTGTTGCACAGATAAGCAAGCTCAGAGTTGGCCAAGTTTACGCTGCTTCTGTGATGTATGGATATTTCTTGAAGAGGGTGGACCAAAGGTTTCAGCTtgagaagacgatgaagattCTTCCGGGTGGGTCGGATGAAAGTAAAACAAGCGTTGAGCAAGCCGAGGGGACGGCAACATATCAGGCGGCTGTATCGTCTCACCCAGAGGTTGGTGCATTTGCGGGCGGAGTTAGTGCTAAGGGCTTCGGCAGCGAGATTAAACCATCCCGATTAAGGTCATATGTGATGTCATTTGATGCGGAGACGCTGCAGAGATACGCCACTATAAGATCAAGAGAAGCAGTTGGAATCATCGAGAAGCACACAGAGGCATTGTTTGGTAAGCCTGAGATTGTAATAACACCGGAGGGCACAGTCGATTCATCGAAGGACGAACAGATAAAGATCAGCTTCGGTGGAATGAAGAGGCTCGTCTTGGAGGCAGTTACTTTCGGGTCGTTCCTTTGGGATGTTGAGAGCCATGTAGATGCGAGGTACCACTTTGTATTGAACTAA